A region from the Rhizoctonia solani chromosome 13, complete sequence genome encodes:
- a CDS encoding Transposase family Tnp2 protein, which produces MWQEILHNCIYYDSNHEVVLLDDGTGTQTGANQLEELDDISLIALLDCLGNLNMSTYGLSGEEIMDAKNIFESVVEAHTFLEDEDYDKLSSFDLYDRYKPSQALFAKLIKHYQPINSPKGTQIPSIKHLHTHA; this is translated from the exons ATGTGGCAAGAAATCTTGCACAATTGCATTTATTATGACTCCAACCATGAAGTTGTTTTACTGGATGATGGGACTGGCACTCAAACTGGAGCCAATCAGCTGGAAGAACTGGATGATATCAGTCTTATAGCTTTATTGGATTGCCTTGGTAACCTCAACATGTCAACTTATGGCCTCTCAGGAGAGGAGATTATGGATGCCAAGAATATTTTTGAGTCAGTTGTAGAAG CTCATACTTTCCTTGAAGATGAGGATTATGACAAACTCTCTTCATTTGATCTTTATGATAGATACAAACCATCCCAAGCTCTTTTTGCCAAATTAATTAAACATTACCAACCTATCAATAGTCCCAAGGGAACACAAATTCCTTCTATCAAACACCTGCATACCCATGCTTGA